A DNA window from Corallococcus soli contains the following coding sequences:
- a CDS encoding energy transducer TonB, translating to MFETFDSASSAPAARRFALSTTASVAVFGLIAVTAMTAANTVKEVIKEKKVDVVFRPPPPPPLPVVEVKPPPPPPPPVKVTPRAAPPAVARAAPPPAAPVTAPAPLKAPDAVPLDKPPEAEKEVVAAAPMAVGGTGTLVPGGVVGGVGSGEGMAIGGGRAQPINLPESATPPEPLSANLLPEYPSDARSKGQEGLVILKGVVEVDGRVTGLKVMRGDEPFASAALAAVRTWRFRPAVVSGQPTAVFRIFKVPFRLKS from the coding sequence ATGTTCGAAACGTTCGACAGCGCCTCCAGCGCCCCCGCCGCCCGGCGGTTCGCGCTCTCCACCACCGCGTCGGTCGCCGTCTTCGGACTCATCGCCGTCACGGCGATGACCGCGGCGAACACGGTGAAGGAAGTCATCAAGGAGAAGAAGGTGGACGTCGTCTTCCGTCCGCCGCCTCCGCCGCCACTTCCCGTCGTGGAGGTGAAGCCGCCCCCGCCGCCTCCGCCGCCCGTGAAGGTCACGCCCCGCGCCGCGCCGCCGGCGGTGGCCAGGGCCGCGCCGCCGCCCGCCGCTCCTGTCACCGCGCCCGCGCCGCTGAAGGCCCCGGACGCGGTGCCGCTCGACAAGCCGCCGGAAGCGGAGAAGGAGGTCGTCGCCGCCGCGCCCATGGCCGTCGGTGGCACCGGGACGCTCGTCCCTGGCGGCGTGGTGGGCGGTGTCGGCAGCGGTGAGGGGATGGCGATTGGCGGCGGTCGCGCCCAGCCCATCAACCTGCCGGAGTCCGCCACGCCTCCGGAGCCGCTGTCCGCGAACCTGCTGCCTGAGTACCCCTCCGACGCCCGCTCCAAGGGGCAGGAGGGGCTGGTCATCCTCAAGGGCGTCGTCGAGGTGGACGGCCGCGTCACCGGCCTCAAGGTGATGCGCGGAGATGAGCCCTTCGCCAGCGCCGCGCTGGCCGCCGTGCGCACCTGGCGCTTCCGGCCCGCCGTCGTGTCCGGCCAGCCCACCGCCGTCTTCCGCATCTTCAAGGTCCCCTTCCGCCTCAAGTCCTGA
- a CDS encoding ExbD/TolR family protein, with protein sequence MAFDVGGSKGGIRPTMNVTPLVDVVLVLLIIFMVVTPLMTKNLWMNVPAKADKADTTPPPPDAKPPVVLTVDKAGTLRINREEVPRDQVVERLRRMLNARADKIVFFDASDAVPYGSAMEVLDLARGGNITVAVLPERLAD encoded by the coding sequence ATGGCTTTCGACGTCGGTGGCAGCAAGGGCGGCATCCGCCCCACGATGAACGTGACGCCCCTGGTGGACGTGGTGCTGGTCCTCCTCATCATCTTCATGGTCGTCACGCCGCTGATGACCAAGAACCTGTGGATGAACGTGCCGGCGAAGGCGGACAAGGCGGACACCACTCCGCCGCCGCCGGACGCGAAGCCGCCCGTGGTGCTCACGGTGGACAAGGCCGGCACGCTGCGCATCAACCGCGAGGAGGTGCCGCGCGACCAGGTGGTGGAGCGCCTGCGACGCATGCTCAACGCGCGAGCGGACAAGATCGTCTTCTTCGACGCGAGCGACGCGGTGCCGTACGGCAGCGCGATGGAAGTGCTGGACCTGGCGCGGGGCGGGAACATCACCGTCGCCGTGCTGCCGGAGCGGCTCGCGGATTGA
- a CDS encoding TolB family protein encodes MRRWFGAVVAVGLLGACEPFEDGGGGGTIGEVTFDRGFAFVRGDRNIYVVDDDGDPNSPQRLTTSGNAFTPSISNDGRSIVFVQRVGNTTSLQTVPTTGGPVATLLSSNDVACGTCTNFRGPTFSPDGRTIVFAFDRGSGAVSSLARIAVNGSGFTELTPGTTISHGSPSFLPNGTTVVAPAGSSAFQYNQLAFVPVNGGSPSYVSSLGNEVLTIVNRAVVSPDGRQVALDARLSSGSTRIFVGNVTSTGLSGALRRLTDYTASTVQESFPSWTSSTELGFLFNDSGGDPSIYRAPVSSTASSVSLAVPAANEPFYGPR; translated from the coding sequence ATGCGGCGGTGGTTCGGGGCAGTGGTGGCGGTGGGCTTGTTGGGCGCGTGCGAGCCCTTTGAGGACGGGGGCGGTGGCGGCACCATCGGTGAAGTCACCTTCGACCGGGGCTTCGCGTTCGTGCGCGGTGACCGGAACATCTACGTGGTGGACGACGACGGCGACCCCAACAGCCCGCAGCGGCTGACGACGTCGGGCAACGCGTTCACGCCCTCGATTTCGAACGATGGCCGCAGCATCGTGTTCGTGCAGCGGGTGGGCAATACGACGTCCCTCCAGACGGTGCCCACCACGGGCGGCCCGGTGGCGACGCTGCTGAGCTCCAACGACGTGGCCTGCGGCACGTGCACCAACTTCCGCGGCCCGACGTTCAGCCCGGATGGCCGCACCATCGTGTTCGCGTTCGACCGGGGCTCCGGGGCGGTCAGCTCGCTGGCCCGCATCGCGGTGAACGGCAGCGGCTTCACGGAGCTGACGCCCGGCACGACCATCAGCCACGGGTCGCCGTCCTTCCTGCCCAACGGGACGACGGTGGTGGCGCCCGCGGGCAGCAGCGCCTTCCAGTACAACCAGCTCGCGTTCGTGCCCGTGAACGGTGGCAGCCCCTCCTACGTGTCGTCGCTGGGCAACGAGGTGCTGACCATCGTGAACCGCGCGGTGGTGTCGCCGGACGGGCGGCAGGTGGCCCTGGACGCGCGGCTGTCGTCCGGCAGCACGCGCATCTTCGTGGGCAACGTGACGTCCACGGGCCTGAGCGGCGCCCTGCGGCGGCTGACGGACTACACCGCGAGCACCGTGCAGGAGAGCTTCCCCAGTTGGACGAGCAGCACGGAGCTGGGCTTCCTCTTCAACGACTCCGGCGGCGACCCGAGCATCTACCGCGCCCCGGTGTCCTCGACGGCCAGCTCCGTCAGCCTCGCGGTGCCCGCCGCGAACGAGCCCTTCTACGGGCCCCGCTGA
- a CDS encoding glycosyltransferase family 87 protein, with translation MIAADPPLRRAFLKVEWALLLVLAVAAVAVGQHPRRGLDFRVYLTAAERFHEGTDLYRVEDGAMPFKYAPVTAPLFLPFTAVPPRAAVALWNLGSVLALAAVSVLTRRAAPAPGEAAPWPWAPVLATAAVLPAFTFEFFYGQVDAVLLWLLVVAAAGAERGRVWSPGAAFAVACLLKPPAALLGLFFLARRRWRVVGTTALFGALLVMPTLLRYGWDGTLAQVQAWTQTLARTTPPWALGHNPQGLPTLLLSLVLPPESLPPAGAMTLAQAVAVGLFVVALLWARPGPVELLACCCLGVTLLSPLAWRANYVLAWPLIRAALEGRSRSGQALVGLVALTGVLVSETVLGAELARRVLLARPFAWVYTALLLTLLWQTRRRGAPTAVLPDGAVTHLPRGFLNARGP, from the coding sequence ATGATTGCCGCTGACCCTCCGCTCCGCCGCGCGTTCCTGAAGGTGGAGTGGGCCCTGCTGCTGGTGCTCGCGGTGGCGGCCGTGGCGGTGGGCCAGCATCCGAGGCGCGGGTTGGACTTCCGCGTCTACCTCACCGCCGCCGAGCGCTTCCACGAAGGCACGGACCTGTACCGCGTGGAGGACGGCGCCATGCCGTTCAAGTACGCGCCCGTCACCGCGCCCCTCTTCCTGCCCTTCACCGCCGTGCCCCCGCGCGCCGCCGTGGCGCTGTGGAACCTGGGCTCCGTGCTGGCCCTGGCCGCCGTGTCCGTGCTCACCCGTCGCGCCGCGCCCGCGCCGGGAGAGGCCGCTCCGTGGCCGTGGGCGCCGGTGCTCGCGACCGCCGCGGTGTTGCCCGCGTTCACCTTCGAGTTCTTCTACGGCCAGGTGGACGCCGTGCTGCTGTGGCTGCTGGTGGTCGCGGCCGCGGGGGCGGAGCGGGGCCGAGTCTGGAGTCCCGGCGCCGCGTTCGCCGTGGCGTGTCTGCTCAAGCCCCCGGCCGCGCTGCTGGGCCTGTTCTTCCTGGCGCGCAGGCGCTGGCGCGTCGTGGGCACCACGGCCCTCTTCGGCGCGTTGCTGGTGATGCCCACGTTGCTCCGCTACGGGTGGGACGGGACGCTGGCACAGGTGCAGGCCTGGACCCAGACGCTCGCGCGCACCACGCCGCCGTGGGCGCTGGGCCACAACCCGCAGGGCCTGCCCACGCTGCTGCTGTCGCTGGTCCTGCCCCCGGAGTCCCTGCCGCCGGCCGGCGCGATGACGCTGGCGCAGGCCGTGGCGGTGGGGCTGTTCGTCGTCGCCCTGCTGTGGGCGAGGCCCGGGCCCGTGGAGCTGCTCGCGTGCTGCTGTCTGGGCGTGACGCTGCTGTCACCGCTGGCGTGGCGCGCGAACTACGTGCTCGCGTGGCCGTTGATCCGCGCGGCGCTGGAAGGTCGGTCGCGCTCCGGCCAGGCGCTGGTGGGGCTGGTGGCCCTCACGGGCGTCCTGGTGTCGGAGACGGTGCTGGGCGCGGAGCTGGCGCGGCGGGTGCTGCTCGCCCGGCCGTTCGCGTGGGTGTACACGGCGCTGCTCCTCACACTCCTGTGGCAGACGCGGCGCCGGGGTGCCCCCACCGCCGTACTTCCGGACGGAGCCGTGACGCACCTGCCGCGCGGATTTTTGAACGCTCGCGGTCCGTGA
- a CDS encoding ExbD/TolR family protein: protein MSATRRSLTPEMNVTPLVDVVLVLLIIFMVVTPQLEAGAAVELPVAMNPDPENKNLEPTTVSLAANGSFFLDRKQLTRDALVVELKSLHRAKPDAPVVLKADRGVAYAQVRGVFKAMQDIGFPGISLQVIDRQKK from the coding sequence ATGTCGGCCACGCGTAGGAGCCTCACCCCGGAGATGAACGTGACGCCGCTGGTGGACGTGGTGCTCGTCCTCCTCATCATCTTCATGGTCGTCACGCCGCAGCTGGAGGCGGGCGCCGCGGTGGAGCTGCCCGTCGCGATGAACCCGGATCCGGAGAACAAGAACCTGGAGCCGACGACGGTGAGCCTCGCGGCGAACGGGTCCTTCTTCCTGGACCGCAAGCAGCTCACGCGGGACGCGCTGGTGGTGGAGCTGAAGTCGCTGCACCGGGCGAAGCCGGACGCGCCCGTGGTGCTCAAGGCGGACCGGGGCGTGGCGTACGCGCAGGTGAGGGGCGTCTTCAAGGCGATGCAGGACATTGGATTCCCGGGCATCAGCCTGCAGGTCATCGACCGGCAGAAGAAGTAA
- a CDS encoding dihydrolipoyl dehydrogenase family protein, whose protein sequence is MAETFDVVVIGAGPTGENAGARAAAGGLKVALVEHELLGGECSYWACMPSKALLHPGETLWMAQHTPGVRELIKEPLKAEAVLKHRDKMVSGYDDKSQMKWAEGAKLTVVRGRGKLTGPRMVRVEGKDGKVRELEARKAVVIATGSKPRMPDIAGLKDSRPWDNREGTGSKAVPGRLVVLGGGVEGVELAQAWRELGSEVTLVQRGPRLLTRFEPFVGEQVAQALRDTGVRVFLETQATKVQRSGEGKGEYTVTLSNRDTLRADALLVAMGRTARTDDLGLDTVGLKPGASIEVDEQLRAKGVDGDWLYACGDVNGRNLLTHMGKYQARLVGDILLGKPAKAWADTKATPQVVFTHPQVASVGHTEEQARKAGVPVKTVQYELGDVAGTSLMGEGFKGTAKLVVDEQRRVIVGATFTGPGVGEMLHAATIAVAGEVPLDTLWHAVPSYPTMSEVWLRLLEAYGL, encoded by the coding sequence ATGGCCGAGACTTTCGACGTGGTGGTGATTGGGGCGGGTCCGACGGGCGAGAACGCGGGGGCGCGGGCCGCGGCGGGCGGGTTGAAGGTGGCGCTCGTGGAGCACGAGCTGCTGGGCGGCGAGTGTTCCTACTGGGCGTGCATGCCCAGCAAGGCCCTGCTGCACCCCGGCGAGACGCTCTGGATGGCGCAGCACACGCCCGGCGTGCGCGAGCTCATCAAGGAGCCGCTCAAGGCCGAGGCCGTGCTCAAGCACCGCGACAAGATGGTGTCCGGCTACGACGACAAGTCCCAGATGAAGTGGGCGGAGGGCGCGAAGCTCACCGTGGTGCGCGGGCGCGGGAAGCTCACCGGTCCCCGGATGGTGCGCGTGGAGGGCAAGGACGGGAAGGTGCGCGAGCTGGAGGCGCGCAAGGCGGTCGTCATCGCCACGGGCAGCAAGCCGCGCATGCCGGACATCGCGGGGCTCAAGGATTCGCGGCCCTGGGACAACCGCGAAGGCACGGGCTCCAAGGCGGTGCCGGGCCGGCTGGTGGTGCTGGGCGGCGGCGTGGAGGGGGTGGAGCTGGCGCAGGCGTGGCGCGAGCTGGGTTCGGAGGTGACGCTGGTGCAGCGCGGCCCGCGCCTGCTCACGCGCTTCGAGCCCTTCGTGGGCGAGCAGGTGGCCCAGGCGCTGCGCGACACGGGCGTGCGCGTGTTCCTGGAGACGCAGGCGACGAAGGTGCAGCGCTCGGGCGAAGGCAAGGGCGAGTACACCGTGACGCTGTCCAACCGGGACACGCTGCGCGCGGACGCGCTGCTCGTCGCCATGGGCCGCACGGCGCGCACGGACGACCTGGGCCTGGACACGGTGGGCCTCAAGCCCGGCGCCTCCATCGAGGTCGATGAGCAGCTGCGCGCGAAGGGCGTGGACGGGGACTGGCTCTACGCGTGCGGCGACGTGAACGGCCGCAACCTGCTCACGCACATGGGCAAGTACCAGGCGCGGCTGGTGGGCGACATCCTGCTGGGCAAGCCCGCGAAGGCGTGGGCGGACACGAAGGCCACGCCCCAGGTCGTCTTCACGCACCCGCAGGTGGCCAGCGTGGGCCACACGGAGGAGCAGGCGCGCAAGGCGGGCGTGCCGGTGAAGACGGTGCAGTACGAGCTGGGCGACGTGGCCGGCACGTCGCTCATGGGCGAGGGCTTCAAGGGCACCGCCAAGCTGGTGGTGGACGAGCAGCGCCGGGTCATCGTGGGCGCCACGTTCACCGGCCCCGGCGTGGGGGAGATGCTCCACGCGGCCACCATCGCCGTCGCGGGCGAGGTGCCCCTGGACACGCTCTGGCACGCGGTGCCGTCGTACCCCACCATGAGCGAGGTGTGGCTGCGGCTGCTGGAAGCCTACGGTCTGTGA
- a CDS encoding non-proteolytic archaemetzincin-like protein, whose protein sequence is MPQKTLLLVTVGSPPTALVNALQEPLMTHMGVSAVVSRTALSSPAYAFNKDRGQYHCNAIMRRLGTVLEDAPQGLVMGVTDADLFVPDSPFVFGEADRESKVAVMSLFRLRQGAEGEALRRRVQVEAVHQAGHLIGLSYCEDSRCVMFFPQAPQDIDRKQLGPCNVCRNELNRLNR, encoded by the coding sequence ATGCCGCAGAAGACGCTCCTGCTGGTCACCGTGGGCAGTCCACCGACTGCGCTGGTGAACGCCCTGCAGGAACCGCTGATGACCCACATGGGCGTCAGCGCGGTCGTGAGCCGGACGGCGCTGTCGTCCCCTGCCTACGCCTTCAACAAGGACCGCGGTCAGTACCACTGCAACGCCATCATGCGGCGGCTGGGCACGGTGCTGGAGGACGCGCCGCAGGGCCTGGTGATGGGCGTGACGGACGCGGACCTGTTCGTGCCGGACTCGCCCTTCGTCTTTGGCGAAGCGGACCGCGAGTCCAAGGTCGCGGTGATGAGCCTGTTCCGGCTGCGCCAGGGCGCGGAGGGTGAGGCGCTGCGCCGCCGCGTCCAGGTGGAGGCCGTGCACCAGGCCGGCCACCTCATCGGCCTGTCCTACTGCGAGGACTCACGCTGCGTGATGTTCTTCCCGCAGGCGCCCCAGGACATCGACCGCAAGCAACTGGGGCCGTGCAACGTCTGCCGCAACGAGCTGAACCGCCTCAACCGCTGA
- a CDS encoding MotA/TolQ/ExbB proton channel family protein, with product MNFNLKEIYAHMGVFALGIAWTLIAFAVASLAVFFERLFVYFRSRAASRKFAGRAGPLLAQQQHDALVKEAEGNKSSHLAMMLGSGMKTFLSKSRAPAGKLGAVELTRRDLVRINERITADVRRGMSVLATVGSVAPFVGLLGTVVGIIEAFAGIAKEGSGGLGAVSAGIAEALVVTALGLLVAIPAVLMFNFLSTRADALLLSLEQARSEFLDHLEDMAGDKRAVATHASHPSSADVVSTRAEATDVGHA from the coding sequence ATGAACTTCAACCTCAAAGAGATCTACGCGCACATGGGCGTCTTCGCCCTGGGCATCGCCTGGACGTTGATTGCCTTCGCGGTCGCGTCGCTGGCCGTCTTCTTCGAGCGCCTGTTCGTCTACTTCCGCTCGCGCGCCGCGTCCCGCAAGTTCGCCGGCCGCGCCGGTCCGCTCCTCGCGCAGCAGCAGCACGACGCGCTGGTGAAGGAGGCCGAGGGCAACAAGAGCAGCCACCTGGCGATGATGCTGGGCAGCGGCATGAAGACGTTCCTGTCCAAGTCCCGCGCGCCCGCCGGGAAGCTGGGCGCGGTGGAGCTCACGCGCCGCGACCTGGTGCGCATCAACGAGCGCATCACCGCGGACGTGCGCCGGGGCATGTCGGTGCTGGCCACGGTGGGTTCGGTGGCGCCGTTCGTCGGACTGCTGGGCACGGTGGTGGGCATCATCGAGGCCTTCGCCGGCATCGCGAAGGAGGGCTCCGGCGGCCTGGGCGCGGTGTCCGCCGGCATCGCGGAGGCGCTGGTCGTCACCGCGCTGGGCCTGCTCGTCGCCATCCCCGCGGTGCTGATGTTCAACTTCCTGTCCACTCGCGCGGACGCGCTGCTGCTCTCCCTGGAGCAGGCGCGCAGCGAGTTCCTGGACCACCTGGAGGACATGGCCGGCGACAAGCGCGCGGTGGCCACGCACGCGTCCCACCCGAGCAGCGCGGACGTCGTCTCCACCCGCGCCGAGGCCACCGATGTCGGCCACGCGTAG
- a CDS encoding TonB-dependent receptor domain-containing protein yields MLSRSNFVRALVASLVLITPPAFAQAPGAEPTAPLAPSPSATPGTQPAGELPPPPGTSGASTATQPDGALPTSPAPSLGTQPGSAANPLPASGSTSPTQSDATAPAQAAQPGTSAPAQAGTSTPAQTGTVAPAQAGTSAPAQPGTAAPAQAAQPVDPSAPAAAQSDAVTAPSAVPAEATASDEAALGDDALAESSTPPPGFTGIHGRLTDEANGEGLIEATVKVVTGSQKQALTDLDGNYRLALPPGKYDLRAFYDVYQGRRITGVVVTQGKATKLDVALSADVGAVQEVVVEARSDRRAEGALLQDRKKAAAVSDAISAQEIARTPDSSAGDAVKRVVSATVVDGRYVLLRGLGGRYATTLLNGALLPSPEPDEPSVPLDLFPTSLLANLNVVKSYTPDLPGTFGGGTLLIETNTYPSQFEFKPRLTLGGDTVTTFRERNSQAQGGFGEALGFANSSRGLPSELPRDHRLGAGGETAQQLEGQWESFTNVWERRTTRALPNLGLGASLGDTLRFGNQRLGYLATVNYGHRDGVQTGDFARASRDESGSLIPQDVARTTQGFSTANLSGLASVGYQFDRDNELTFFSLYTRGTDTRTYTANGNNNVRGDSYSSTRLQFITRALSFNQLRGFHRLGLLGDAELDWQANLSRVDRDEPDTRDTLYSASLNNPGAQLSFPNQPNSGERFFAELGETSAGGSVNLTLPFTSDLKVKVGGLTQVSFRDFNARRFRYLLNDTPVDRTQSPEQLFSPENVGNAITVRETTRADDAYNAFLGIYAGYVSADYQPLEPLRLVGGVRLEASQQNLTLKDPFTGVEGEAGGTDQRYLDVLPSFNAIYALSDKVNLRAGYSYTLARPTFRELAPFIFFDFVRRRNVSGNPDLLETRIHNVDARAEWFVGENDVLAASAFYKRFQDPIERVIRNPDSGDLGFENAAGADSYGLELEARTSLARFSPALRPVRMGANLTLIQSRVDLGDSAVVGAQTNKDRPLQGQSPYVINVNVGYERPESGTEVAALYNVYGQRISEVGVQGLPDVYERPFHRVDLTLTQKLGATQLKLTAANILNASVTLRQGDVTVQTYKPGMAFTAALGWAL; encoded by the coding sequence GTGTTGTCTCGTTCAAACTTCGTGCGCGCCCTCGTGGCGTCACTCGTGCTCATCACCCCGCCTGCCTTCGCGCAGGCACCCGGCGCCGAGCCGACAGCCCCTCTTGCGCCGTCCCCCTCCGCCACGCCCGGCACGCAGCCCGCCGGTGAGCTGCCGCCTCCGCCGGGGACGTCCGGTGCCTCCACCGCGACACAGCCGGATGGCGCGCTGCCCACCAGCCCCGCGCCCTCGCTGGGGACCCAGCCCGGGAGCGCCGCGAATCCGCTGCCCGCGTCGGGGAGCACCTCGCCCACGCAGTCTGACGCGACCGCTCCCGCGCAGGCCGCACAGCCTGGAACCTCTGCTCCCGCGCAGGCCGGAACCTCCACACCCGCGCAGACTGGGACCGTTGCTCCCGCGCAGGCTGGGACTTCCGCGCCTGCACAACCTGGAACCGCTGCTCCCGCGCAGGCCGCCCAGCCGGTGGATCCTTCCGCTCCCGCCGCCGCGCAGTCCGATGCCGTGACGGCTCCCTCCGCCGTGCCGGCCGAGGCCACCGCGTCCGACGAGGCCGCCCTGGGCGACGACGCGCTCGCGGAGTCCTCCACGCCGCCTCCCGGCTTCACGGGCATCCATGGCCGGCTCACGGACGAGGCCAACGGCGAGGGCCTCATCGAGGCCACCGTGAAGGTGGTGACGGGCTCGCAGAAGCAGGCCCTCACCGACCTGGACGGCAACTACCGGCTCGCGCTGCCGCCGGGCAAGTACGACCTGCGCGCCTTCTATGACGTGTACCAGGGCCGCCGCATCACCGGCGTCGTCGTCACCCAGGGCAAGGCCACGAAGCTGGACGTCGCGCTCAGCGCGGATGTGGGCGCGGTGCAGGAGGTCGTCGTCGAGGCCCGCTCCGACCGCCGCGCCGAGGGCGCCCTGCTCCAGGACCGCAAGAAGGCCGCCGCCGTCTCCGACGCCATCAGCGCGCAGGAGATCGCCCGCACGCCGGACTCCAGCGCCGGTGACGCCGTGAAGCGCGTGGTCAGCGCCACCGTGGTGGACGGCCGCTACGTGCTGCTGCGCGGCCTGGGTGGCCGCTACGCCACCACGCTGCTCAACGGCGCGCTGCTGCCCAGCCCGGAGCCGGACGAGCCCAGCGTGCCGCTGGACCTGTTCCCCACCAGCCTGCTCGCGAACCTCAACGTGGTGAAGAGCTACACGCCGGACCTGCCGGGCACCTTCGGCGGCGGCACGCTCCTCATCGAGACCAACACCTACCCGTCCCAGTTCGAGTTCAAGCCGCGCCTCACCCTGGGCGGCGACACCGTGACGACCTTCCGCGAGCGCAACTCGCAGGCGCAGGGCGGCTTCGGCGAGGCGCTGGGCTTCGCGAACTCCAGCCGCGGCCTGCCGTCCGAGCTGCCCCGCGACCACCGCCTGGGCGCGGGTGGAGAGACCGCGCAGCAGTTGGAAGGCCAGTGGGAGAGCTTCACCAACGTCTGGGAGCGCCGCACCACGCGCGCCCTGCCCAACCTGGGCCTGGGCGCGTCGCTGGGCGACACGCTGCGCTTCGGCAACCAGCGGCTGGGCTACCTGGCCACCGTCAACTACGGCCACCGCGACGGCGTGCAGACGGGCGACTTCGCCCGCGCGTCCCGCGACGAGTCCGGTTCGCTCATCCCCCAGGACGTCGCGCGCACCACGCAGGGCTTCTCCACCGCGAACCTCAGCGGCCTGGCCAGCGTGGGCTACCAGTTCGACCGCGACAACGAGCTGACCTTCTTCAGCCTCTACACGCGCGGCACCGACACGCGCACGTACACCGCCAATGGCAACAACAACGTGCGCGGTGATTCCTACTCCAGCACCCGGCTCCAGTTCATCACCCGCGCCCTGTCCTTCAACCAGCTCCGGGGCTTCCACCGCCTGGGCCTGCTGGGCGACGCGGAGCTGGACTGGCAGGCCAACCTCTCCCGCGTGGACCGCGACGAACCCGACACGCGCGACACGCTCTACAGCGCCAGCCTCAACAACCCCGGCGCGCAGCTGTCCTTCCCCAACCAGCCCAACAGCGGCGAGCGCTTCTTCGCCGAGCTGGGCGAGACGTCCGCTGGCGGCAGCGTCAACCTCACCCTGCCCTTCACCTCCGACCTCAAGGTGAAGGTGGGTGGCCTGACGCAGGTGTCCTTCCGCGACTTCAACGCGCGCCGCTTCCGCTACCTGCTCAACGACACGCCGGTGGACCGCACCCAGTCCCCCGAACAGCTCTTCTCGCCGGAGAACGTGGGCAACGCCATCACCGTGCGCGAGACGACCCGCGCGGACGACGCCTACAACGCCTTCCTGGGCATCTACGCCGGCTACGTGTCCGCGGACTACCAGCCCCTGGAGCCGCTGCGCCTGGTGGGCGGCGTGCGCCTGGAAGCCTCCCAGCAGAACCTCACGCTGAAGGACCCCTTCACGGGCGTGGAGGGCGAGGCCGGGGGGACGGATCAGCGCTACCTGGACGTGCTGCCGTCGTTCAACGCCATCTACGCGCTGTCCGACAAGGTGAACCTGCGCGCGGGCTACAGCTACACGCTGGCGCGGCCCACGTTCCGCGAGCTGGCGCCCTTCATCTTCTTCGACTTCGTGCGCCGCCGGAACGTGTCCGGCAACCCCGACCTGCTGGAGACGCGCATCCACAACGTGGACGCTCGCGCGGAGTGGTTCGTCGGAGAGAACGACGTGCTGGCCGCGAGCGCCTTCTACAAGCGCTTCCAGGACCCCATCGAGCGCGTCATCCGCAACCCGGACAGCGGCGACCTGGGCTTCGAGAACGCCGCGGGCGCGGACAGCTATGGCCTGGAGCTGGAGGCGCGCACGTCGCTGGCCCGCTTCAGCCCCGCGCTGCGCCCGGTGCGCATGGGCGCGAACCTCACGCTCATCCAGTCGCGGGTGGACCTGGGTGACTCCGCGGTGGTGGGCGCGCAGACGAACAAGGACCGCCCGCTCCAGGGCCAGTCGCCCTACGTCATCAACGTCAACGTGGGCTACGAGCGGCCGGAGAGCGGCACCGAAGTGGCCGCCCTCTACAACGTGTACGGCCAGCGCATCAGCGAGGTCGGCGTGCAGGGCCTGCCGGACGTGTACGAGCGGCCCTTCCACCGCGTGGACCTCACCCTCACCCAGAAGCTGGGCGCGACGCAGCTGAAGCTGACCGCCGCGAACATCCTCAACGCGTCCGTCACCCTCCGCCAGGGGGACGTGACGGTGCAGACGTACAAGCCCGGCATGGCGTTCACCGCCGCGCTCGGTTGGGCCCTGTAG